CGACGGCAGGCCGTCCGCTGCGGGGACTGCGCATCGGGCTGCCGAAGGAGTTCTTCCCGGCGGCGCTGGCGTCCGACGTCGGCGCCGCGGTGAGCGCCGCGCTGGCCGAGCTCGAGAAGCTCGGCGCCACGCTGGTGGACGTGAGCCTGCCGCGCACCGAGCTGTCGATCCCGGTCTACTACATCATCGCGCCGGCCGAGGCGAGCTCCAACCTCGGCCGCTACGACGGCGTCAAGTTCGGCCACCGCGCCGGGCAGCACGGCGATCTGCTCGACCTGTACAAGAAGAGCCGCGCCGAGGGCTTCGGGGCCGAGGTCAAGCGCCGCATCATGATCGGCACCTACGTGCTGAGCCACGGCTACTACGACGCCTACTACCTGCAGGCGCAGAAGCTGCGGCGCATGATCGCCGACGACTTCACCGCCTGCTTCCGCGAGTGCGATGTCATCGCCGGCCCGGTGGCGCCCACGGTGGCCTGGAAGCTCGGTGAGCAGGCGGGTGACCCGCTGCGGGCCTACCTCGCCGACATCTTCACGCTGCCGGCCAGCCTGGCCGGGCTGCCGGGCATGAGTGTGCCGGCGGGCTTCGGCGCCGGGGGCTTGCCGGTGGGCCTGCAGCTCATCGGCCGCCACTTCGACGAAGGCACACTGCTGCACACCGCGCATGCCCTGCAGCAGACCACCGATTTCCACACCCAGGAGCCCGCGCTGTGAGCGCCCCCGCCCTGATCCGCGGCCACGAGGTCGTCATCGGCCTCGAAACGCACGCCCAGCTCGCCACCGTCAGCAAGATCTTCAGCGGCGCGGCCACCGCCTTCGGTGCCGCCCCCAACACGCAGGCCTGCGCGGTCGATCTCGCGCTGCCGGGCACGCTGCCGGTGCTCAACCGCGGCGCCGTCGAACGCGCCATCCGGTTCGGCCTGGCCGTGGGCGCGCACGTGGCGCCCTTGAGCATCTTCGCGCGCAAGAACTACTTCTACCCCGATCTCCCCAAGGGCTACCAGATCAGCCAGTACGAGATCCCGGTGGTGCAGGGTGGCCGGGTCGAGTTCGTGCTGGACGGCCAGCCCCGCGCCGTGCGCCTGACGCGCGCGCATCTGGAGGAAGACGCGGGCAAGAGCCTGCACGAGGAGTTCCACCTGTCTGACGGCCGGCCGGCCACCGGGGTGGATCTCAACCGCGCCGGCACGCCGCTGCTGGAGATCGTCTCCGAGCCCGACATGCGCAGCAGCGCCGAGGCCGTGGAGTACGCCCGCGCGCTGCATGCGCTGGTGGTGTGGCTGGGCATCTGCGACGGCAACATGCAGGAGGGCAGCTTCCGCTGCGACGCCAACGTGAGCGTGCGCAAGCCCGGCCAGCCCTACGGCACGCGGCGCGAGATCAAGAACCTCAACAGCTTCCGTTTCCTGCAGCAGGCCATCGACTTCGAGGTGCAGTGGCAGATCGACCGCGTCGAGGACGGCCTGCCCATCGAGCAGGCCACCGTGCTGTTCAACCCCGACACGGGCGAGACGCGGGCCATGCGCACCAAGGAAGACGCTCACGATTACCGTTACTTCCCCGACCCCGACCTGC
This portion of the Ideonella sp. WA131b genome encodes:
- the gatB gene encoding Asp-tRNA(Asn)/Glu-tRNA(Gln) amidotransferase subunit GatB, with the translated sequence MSAPALIRGHEVVIGLETHAQLATVSKIFSGAATAFGAAPNTQACAVDLALPGTLPVLNRGAVERAIRFGLAVGAHVAPLSIFARKNYFYPDLPKGYQISQYEIPVVQGGRVEFVLDGQPRAVRLTRAHLEEDAGKSLHEEFHLSDGRPATGVDLNRAGTPLLEIVSEPDMRSSAEAVEYARALHALVVWLGICDGNMQEGSFRCDANVSVRKPGQPYGTRREIKNLNSFRFLQQAIDFEVQWQIDRVEDGLPIEQATVLFNPDTGETRAMRTKEDAHDYRYFPDPDLPPLVIAPEWVARVQAAMPELPRAMAARFEHDDGLPAHDAAMMTQSLAFARYYEAVRDAGRALEGDRGATAWAKLAANWLMGEVSKRLNAEGRTIDAIALAPATLAALIGRVVDGTVSNSGARQVFEALWAGEASDVDAVIAAKGLKQLNDSVAVEAIVDEVLAKNEKSVAEYRAGKDKAFNALVGQVMKASKGLANPAQAGELLKKKLGA